One Mycobacterium paraseoulense genomic window, GTTCATCAAGGGCACCGCGCTCTGGCTGGAGAGCGCGGTCGAGCAACTGATCCCGGCGGGGGATCACACCATCGTGGTACTGCGGGTCATCGAGGTAACCATCGATGCCGACGTCGCACCGATCGTGTTTCACCGCAGCATGTTCCGGCGCCTCGGCGCCTGAGCCCGGCTAGGGTCGGCGGCTGAGTTCCGCCCGGAAGCCCGCTATCCGCTGTTCGATCTCGGCGGCGTCGTCGGGGCGGCCTTCCTTGCGCGCGAGATCGGCGCGCAGGGACAACTCGCGTATCGCGGTTCGAATTTCGTTGATGCTGGTGGTTTCTCGCATATCTCCCACGCTGCCTTTCGGAGTTTGGGTTGATATGCGGATACCCGCCGCCCCGGGTGGGCTAACGCCTCAGCGCCGGAACAGCTTGTTGCCCAGCCACACCACGGGGTCGTACTTGCGGTCGGCGACCCGCTCTTTCATCGGGATCAGCGCGTTGTCGGTGATCTTGATGTTCTCCGGGCAGACTTCGGTGCAGCACTTGGTGATGTTGCAGTAGCCCAGGCCGTGCTCCTCTTGGGCCTGGTTGCGCCGGTCCAGCGTGTCCAGCGGGTGCATCTCGAGCTCGGCGATGCGCATCAGGAAGCGCGGCCCGGCGAACGCCTTCTTGTTCTCCTCGTGGTCGCGGATCACGTGGCACACGTTCTGGCACAGGAAGCACTCGATGCACTTGCGGAACTCCTGCGAGCGCTGCACGTCGGCCTGCGCCATCCGGTACTCGCCCGGTTGCAGATCCTTCGGCGGCGTGAAGGAGGGGATTTCGCGTGCCTTCTCGTAGTTGAAGGAGACGTCGGTGACCAGGTCCCGGATCACCGGGAACGTCCGCAGCGGCGTCACCGTCACCACCTCGTCCTCGGCGAAGGTGGACATCCGGGTCATGCACAGCAGCCGCGGCGTCCCGTTGATCTCCGCCGAGCAGGAGCCGCACTTGCCGGCCTTGCAATTCCACCGCACCGCGAGGTCGGGGGCCTGCGTCTGTTGCAGCCGATGGATGATGTCGAGCACCACCTCGCCCTCGTTGACCTCCACCGTGAAGTCCTGCAGCGCGCCGCTGGCATCGTCACCGCGCCACACACGCATGGTCGCGTCGTAGGTCATTAGCCTCTCCGTCCTGGATGCTCGGCCAGCTCGTCTTCGGTGTAGTACTTCTCCAGCTCGGAGATCTCGAAGAGCTCCAGCAGATCCGGTCGCATCGGCACCTGGTCCTTGCGGGTGATGCTGATGTCGGGAATCACCTCGTCGCCGCCGGCGGCCTGGCAGACCAGCAGCACCTTGCGCCAGCCCGAATCCATCGACGGGTGGTCGTCGCGGGTGTGGCCGCCGCGGCTTTCGGTGCGCTCCAGCGCGGCCTTGGCGACGCACTCGCTGACCAACAGCATGTTGCGCAGGTCGATGGCCAGGTTCCAGCCGGGGTTGTACTCGCGCCCGCCCTCGACGTGCATGTTCTTGAACCGCTCGCGGAGCTTGTCCAGCCGGGAGAGGGCCTCGGAGACCTCGTCCGCCTTGCGGATGATGCCCACCAGGTCGTTCATCGACTGCTGCAGTTCGAGCTGCAGCGTGTAGGGGTTCTCCGCCGGGGCTCCGTCGGTCGGTCCCTCGAAGGGGGACAGCGCCCGCTTCGACGCGGTCTCGACGGTCTCCGCCGAGATCGTCGGGCGGCTGCTCAGCGCCCGCACGTAGTCGGCCGCGCCCAGGCCGGCCCGCCGGCCGAAGACCAGCAGGTCCGACAGTGAGTTGCCGCCCAGCCGGTTGGACCCGTGCATGCCGCCGGAGCACTCACCCGCGGCGAACAGCCCGGGCACCGTGGCCGCACCGGTGTCGGCGTCGACCTCGACACCGCCCATCACGTAGTGACAGGTGGGCCCGACTTCCATGGGCTCCTTGGTGATGTCGACCCCGGCCAGCTCCTTGAACTGGTGGTACATCGACGGCAGTCGCCGCTTGATCTCCTCGGGCGTCAACCGGGACGCGATGTCGAGGAACACGCCGCCGTGCGGGCTGCCCCGGCCGGCCTTGACCTCGGAGTTGATCGCGCGGGCGACCTCATCGCGGGGCAGCAGGTCCGGGGTGCGACGGGCCGAGTCGTTGTCCTTGAGCCACTGGTCGGCCTCTTGTTCGGTCTCCGCGTACTGGCCTTTGAACACCGGCGGGATGTAGTCGAACATGAACCG contains:
- a CDS encoding succinate dehydrogenase/fumarate reductase iron-sulfur subunit; amino-acid sequence: MTYDATMRVWRGDDASGALQDFTVEVNEGEVVLDIIHRLQQTQAPDLAVRWNCKAGKCGSCSAEINGTPRLLCMTRMSTFAEDEVVTVTPLRTFPVIRDLVTDVSFNYEKAREIPSFTPPKDLQPGEYRMAQADVQRSQEFRKCIECFLCQNVCHVIRDHEENKKAFAGPRFLMRIAELEMHPLDTLDRRNQAQEEHGLGYCNITKCCTEVCPENIKITDNALIPMKERVADRKYDPVVWLGNKLFRR
- a CDS encoding fumarate reductase/succinate dehydrogenase flavoprotein subunit translates to MVEVERHAYDVVVIGAGGAGLRAVIEARERGLKVAVVCKSLFGKAHTVMAEGGCAASMGNTNPKDNWQTHFGDTMRGGKFLNNWRMAELHAKEAPDRVWELETYGALFDRLKDGKISQRNFGGHTYPRLAHVGDRTGLELIRTMQQKIVSLQQEDYAELGDYEARIKVFAECTITELLKDGDAIAGAFGYWRQTGQFVVFEAPAVVLATGGIGKSFKVTSNSWEYTGDGHALALRAGASLINMEFVQFHPTGMVWPPSVKGILVTEGVRGDGGVLKNSDGKRFMFDYIPPVFKGQYAETEQEADQWLKDNDSARRTPDLLPRDEVARAINSEVKAGRGSPHGGVFLDIASRLTPEEIKRRLPSMYHQFKELAGVDITKEPMEVGPTCHYVMGGVEVDADTGAATVPGLFAAGECSGGMHGSNRLGGNSLSDLLVFGRRAGLGAADYVRALSSRPTISAETVETASKRALSPFEGPTDGAPAENPYTLQLELQQSMNDLVGIIRKADEVSEALSRLDKLRERFKNMHVEGGREYNPGWNLAIDLRNMLLVSECVAKAALERTESRGGHTRDDHPSMDSGWRKVLLVCQAAGGDEVIPDISITRKDQVPMRPDLLELFEISELEKYYTEDELAEHPGRRG